The sequence gccaggaccccccGGATAAGCCACTAACTGCCCCTTTTGAATCCAGCAGGACCCGCGGCTGGCTCGGCATTCGACTGAGACCGGCTCCTGCTGAATCTCCGCGTGTTCGGGTTCGCCTCGGTCCCCTACGTTGCCGCGGCAGTTTAAAAGCCGCAGGCACCGCACGGCCGGTCCATTTCAGCGGTAACCCGCCTcgggagcacactgctgccaggaccccccCGGATAAGCCACTAACTGCCCCTTTTGAATCTGGCAGGACCCGCGGCTGGCTCGGCATTTGACTGAGACCGGCTCCTGCTGAATCTCCACGTGTTCGGGTTCGCCTCGGTCCCCTGCGTTGCCGCGGCAGTTTAAAAGCCGCAGGCACCGCACGGCCGGTCCATTTCAGCTGCCCTCTTGCTCAGACGCGTGCGCCACTGTGCTTTTTCTAAAACTTGCCCAGCAggtgccgcgggcagggctggccatggtggtaactcGCCGCAATAATGCCTTTAAGAAATCAGTCTCGactcagactgagagggaatataagcaggtaggtaagtgtcataagcaagaggtaggtgtccaggcatctggctgcagacagtgctggagcctggcgctTGAGATGCAAGGTactggggacaactcctgcataacatgtgagcagattgactatttACTTAACTTAGTGGCCAGCctgaaggacgaggttgctagacttagagatgtaagagattgtagaagggtaacagacctgagtaaccaggctctgcaggcctcccaggcagaggctggttattcaaagagcagaggggaatggacacaaattcctctcaaaagaagtaaagttaaacctccttgtctcccaacaccttccccactgcccttggaaaacaagtacagggcattggaggtcgagggtgaggtgattctgatggaggacaTACCATCTGGGTTTTTGcctgaggccaagcagcccaaggctaagcagcccaaggccaagcagccttcccctggtatcaggacctgctcccttaaaaaaaagaggagggtaattgtcattggtgattctctcctgaggggaacagaaggccccatatgttgGCCAGACCCTACacacagggaagtctgttgcCTCCCGGGAGCTATGGTcaaggatgttaccagaaggatgcccagtttggtgcagccctctgactactacccattactagttatgcagttagggaatgatgatgttgcaaccagaacttccagggctatcaagaatgacttcagggccctgggggatctcattgaggggtcaggtgctcaaataattttctcatctatacccttagttacaggagggaataccataaggaacaggacagcagccatagtcaacaagtggcttagaggctggtgtagtcaaaagaattttgggtttttcgatattgaaaaactgtctaatgcaccaggtcagctggcaacagatggagcacatctgtcccagaggaggggaaagatcagagtgtatgaaaatggcctatccctcaaagggaaaaagattctaggaaggcaattggcaggtctcatagatagggctttaaactagattcgaagggggaaggggctgaaaccagtccccccaggcaggagtctgggggtgataagcttgagccagaggtgaaaccagcagcccagctgaagtgcatgtacactaatgcacgaagcttgggtaacaaacaagaggggctggaagccttgctgcagcaggaaagttatgatgtagttgccatcacagagacgtggtgggacgactcacatgactggagcgctgcaattgatggctacaggcttttcagaaaagacaggcaaggaagaaggggtggaggggtggccctgtacatcagggaggcactagatgccattgagatggagattagggatcatcaggttgagtgcctatgggtgagaattagagggaaggctaatagggctgacatcctggttggagtctgttatagaccacccaaccaggaagaaaaagttgatgaagcattttttaggcagcttaaggctgtctcaagatcgcctgaccttgttctcatgggcgacttcaacctgcctgacatctgctgggaactcaacacagcagagaggagacagtccaggaggttcttggaatgcatggaggacagcttcttatcccaggtgctgagtgagcctaccaggggtaaggctatgctagacctcctcttcaccaacagggaagggctggtgggtgatgtggtggtcggaggctgtttaggggccagcgaccacgagataattgaattttcagtattcggtcaagctaagaggggcagcaagaagacctccactctggacttccggagggcggacttcaggttgctcaaggaactaactcagaaggttccttgggagacagcccttagaaacaaaggggtccaggagagctgggactacttcaaggaggaactcttgaaggcacaggatcaggctgtgccaatgcgccagAAGaggagccgctggggcagacggccagcctggatgggtgatgagcttctaaaagaactaagggaaaaaaagagggtgtatcatctttggaagaaaggtgaggcaacccatgaaaagtttaaggatgttgctaggtcttgtaggaagaaaattgtaggaaagcagaaagtatctatggaaggtttcaggacaagaacaacaggacattgatactggaaggatggcttgatgataaagaagagctgaccgtggtaaacaacctgaagtgcgagacaggaggacacttgcctccatgctggagaagatcaacctgatatgggatgaagataacaatggacagctgcatatcaaaggagaaaactcaattagcagcagtggtgcaagaatgtcagggaattgcttacccTGTTTGATTTTTCCTAtataagctgcttgttctgtaccaataaacgattcctgcctcaccaacaagGGAGTCCGTGCATGCTTTCCGATAAAATGGCGCCCGTATCGGGAATTTCAGTGAGATCTTTCTTCAGACTCATCCTCGGATTGCACCCCCAGTGAGCCGAACGGGAGAAGTGAGCAGACGACGCGTCCATCCCCtacactgcaggtcaggtacGGGGACTGCGGCCGGGGAAGAATATGGGCCAAGGAGCCACGAGATCACAGCAATTGCACCATGATGTGCTTATGCGAATTATCAAAGAGCAAGGGTATAGACTGAGCTCTCAAAAACTTACCCTTCTGTTGCTGTGGATAAATCGCAATTGCCCCTGGTATCCTGAATCAGGGACATACGAATTAACAGAGTGGAACAGGGTTGGAGAGACCCTCTCAGAAGCACAAAAATCCGGGAATGATTTTTCACCGGACATTTTAATAACGTGGCGCATACTATGGCTAGCGCTGACCACGCTAATGAGTAAATCCAACAGCACTTCACCCTCGGGGACTCTAAACACTCCCATTACCCATGCGGGCCCTCAGAAGCAGGATGAGCTTCCtacaaacaacacaacacaggcagaaacaagcggtctggctgcagggcacacggGGGAGGAAAGAATAGGCACTGATGACCCGTCAATGAGAGCACGGTCACAAAAGCTCCTAGTTCAACAGCGAAAGAGGCCGTTTGACGTGCCCCTTAAGAAGTCTAAGACATTGCCTGATGCAAGTGCAAAATACgcggacagcagctctgagtcagacccagagctggatgatcctttcgATCAGGGCTCCACCGATACGGAAAAGGAGCCAGGTTTATATCCACAGGTACCTCCGCTTAAGGCAGCtgtagcagctgcagaaggagcaaatccTCAACCggagcagaagaaacaaagaaaaccagatgCAAAGTTAAAACCACCAACTCAAGTAACTGATGAAAAACTAATTTCTTTTGATCCCGACAGCTCCGCTACTCAAGAATCGCTCggcaaaccaaaccagccacttttccaacccacagcaccaagtttatcttcctctcttcccttaaaTACCACTAATGAAGTTGTTAACTCTGTTCCctatccctttccttttccagcaggATTTTACCCTCAGCCTCATTCGGTTCCTATTCCCCAGCAGGCGGGGGCTTTGTCTACCCCCCCGCCACCTTATGGAGGTGTTTGTGTACCTCCTGCCGCTACTATGAGTAATATGGGGGTGAGGGGTAACGGGATGCTTTATCAAGGAGGCAATGTACAGGATGGTGTTAAAATGTCTAATGGATTGTTGATTAATGAACATGTTCCAAGTGTAGCTACACGACTGCAAATTTCAATTTCTGATGTCTTAATGGATAAAGATGATAAGGgttttataaatacagaaatgttacagATGTGTGCAATGCCAGGAGTGGTGGAAAACAGACCAGGAGGTGGGACTGCTCCCGTGTATCAGTCTCTGTCATATGGTATCCTAAGAGAACTGAAACATCATTTTGAATACCCCCTTTGTCTCCTAGtgggtcagaagaaaggtatTCCAACAGAAGCGATAGATGGGCTATCCACAAGGCAATTAGAAGTGATTGTGAGTTGCTGGCGAGAGCCCAaggagagggctgagcccaCCGCTCCCCTCTTGGTAGGACCATTAGGTGAGGGGAGTGGTgtgcctcccagagcagctaaGGGCTTCTCCCCTAAGTGGTGAGCGGGGGGTGAAGCGTGATCCAGCAGCTCACCAAAAATGTGTAAAAGGATCCAGGtggaatcattaaaaaaaaaaaaaaaaaagagagagagagaaaaaaaaaaaaagaagaaaaaaaaaggatgtgtGTGTGGAACCTGGCAGTACCAGTTTGGTATGTTTTGAGGTTGTGTTTCTCATTTAAACTCTAATGCTGAAGATTCCTTGATGTATCGTCAGAAGGACTTGCCTTGTTACAATATAAAAGACCTCTCATGTAAAGGCATTTTAGTAGAACGTGTACTACGTAGTTCCTTTGCTACTGTGTGTACTACCCACCCATACGTATTAGGAATAGGTATTGATTGTATAATCTATAACGAATCAAGCATATATCATCTTAGTTGTAGCAATATTACTTTTAAGACTTGTAttattgataaagacattgatCAGCAGAGCATGATTACTCCCTTCCGAAGAAGGGCAGAGGTCTGGATTCCCGTGAACATGACAAGAGGATGGGAGAGTGAGAATGGATTGGACCATGTTATCAGGCTATTAGACCAGGGACTAAAAGATTctagaaaaagggcaaaaagatTTGTGGGATGGTTAATTTTTGCTATAATATCAGCTGTGATAATAttagcatctgctgctgcttcagttacAGCTCTGACAAAGGGCATACAAACTGCGGACACAGTGAGAACTTTATTAACCAATGTGACAAATGATTTGCAGATGCAGGAAGCTATAGATGAGGAAATAATGGCAAGGTTATATGCACTTGAGGCCAGTGTTGTTTGGTTAGGAGACCAACAAGCTGCCTTGCAGACCCATATGATGCTGCAGTGTGATTGGGAatatcataagaaggacatgtgTGTAACATCCTTGTCTTGGAATGACTCTCAGCATGATTGGAAGTCAGTAAGATCACACTTACAAGGGGCCTTTGATAGCTCCTTGAAATATAATGTCCAAACATTGAAGCATCAGCTGGAACTGCAATTAGCAAATATACAACAGGTGCGGATTGATTCAACATGGCAAGCACTGAACAAAGAGCTTAGCTGGCTGAATCCAAAAAATTGGTTCTCAGGTCTGAATCTACGAGTGTGGGTTATAGGTGGAATCCTTGTAGTGATTGGTATTGTAATTGTAGTGTTAATGGTACTTGTAATAATAGCTTTTAGGAATACAAGGATGGTCAGGACACAAGTGATGGCTGCTGTTTTAAACAATATAAAAATGGGGAgttgtaggaaagcagaaagtatctatggaaggtttcaggacaagaacaacaggacattgatactggaaggatggcttgatgataaagaagagctgaccgtggtaaacaacctgaagtgcgagacaggaggacacttgcctccatgctggagaagatcaacctgatatgggatgaagataacaatggacagctgcatatcaaaggagaaaattcaattagcagcagtggtgcaagaatgtcagggaattgcttacccTGTTTGATTTTTCCTAtataagctgcttgttctgtaccaataaacgattcctgcctcaccaacaagGGAGTCCGTGCATGCTTTCCGatagaaaattagggaggcaaaagcacatttggagcttagactggcctctgctgtgaaggacaacaaaaagtccttctataaatacattaatagcaagaagaagggcagggacaacctccactccttggtggacacggaggggaatgttgtaacaaaggatgaggagaaggcagagttacttaataacttctttgcctcaattttttctagcaggacagaatgtcttccagacagctggcctgcagagctggcagaaggagttagggagcagcatagtcttcctctgttccagaatggggtagttggtgatctgcttagtcacttggatccccacaagtccatgggaccagatggggtccatcccagggtgctgagagagctggcagatgagctggccaagccactctccatcatttttcagcagtcctggctcactggagacatcccagacgactggaagctggccaacgtggtgcccatccacaagaagggccggttggatgagccagggaattatagacctgtcagcctgacctcagtgccaggcaagattatggaacaggtcatcttgagtgcagtcgcacagaacttggaggatggccaagggatcaggtccagccagcatgggtttaggaagggcaggtcctgcctcaccaacctgatctcctatgatcaggtgacccgcctggtggatgcggggcaggctgtggatgtagtctacctggacctcagcaagtcCTTTGACACCggcccccacagcaaactcctggccaaactgtcagcccatggcttggatgggagcacactgcgatgggttaggaactggctggagggccgagcccagagaatggtggtgaatggtgccacatccagctggcagccagtcaccagtggtgtgccccaaggatcagtgctgggccccatgctctttaacatctttattgatgatctggatgagggcatcgagtccatcatcagtaaatttgctgatgataccaagctgggggcagttgatctgctggagggtagagaggctctgcagagggaccttgacaggctggacagatgggcagagtccaacggcatgagatttaacacatccaagtgccgggttctgcacattggccacagcaaccccatgcagagctacaggctggggtcagagtggctggagagcagccaggctgagagagtcctgggggtgctggttgatggtagactgaacatgagcctgcagtgcgcccaggcagccaggagggccagtggcatcctggcctgcatcaggaacagtgtggccagcaggagcagggaggtcattctgcccctgtacactgcactggttaggtcataccttgagtactgtgtccagttctgggcccctcagtttaggaaggatgttgacttgctggagtgtgtccagaaaagggcaacaaggttggtgaggggcttggagcacaagccctatgaggagagattgagggagctggggttgcttagtctggaggagactcaggggtgaccttattgctctctacaactacctgaaggggggttgtagtgagtcggaggttggtgtcttctcccaggcaaccagtaccagaacaagaggacacagtctgaggctgcatcaggggaggtttaggctggaggttaggaggaagttttacacagagagagtgattgcccactggaatgggctgcctgaggaggtggtggggtcgccgtcgctgggggtgttcagggcgaggcttgacaggatgcttggttgtatggtttagttgattaggtggtgtcggatgataggttggacgtgatgatctcgaaggtctcttccaacctggttaattctattctattctaaggggtggtgtgttgcagtttgagctgggtgccccctggtgtgttcacttcctgtgtccagaagtccagcccagaggggtggacacaggaaattgtgtgtatttcctaccataattctttgcaccactataagatccagtgcggagtctagcactttctcttttcttcctcctccgtcaggcggtaactgggggagatgtctgctggctttgggcctgctaggcccaaggccacagggggatgggcagtctcagacctggccagctgagactagcccatcagagggagggggaagaaggagccctgggggtcttgggtgtaccctcaggtgggaatgggatgtctttgggtttgttttgggatctTTGTTAGTCTGCTTTTGCTTGTCTGTAcatattcactgctttctatttaaacttccatcacttttgcaaacCGTTTGTCTTGAgtgtttattcctgcccgtggggggggagggggctgcctcaacccagcacaaatAAGAACATGTGCAGTGACGTGCCATTCCTCACACCATTAGTCTGGTGCTGTTAGTGCCTCATCAAAGGAAATTATTCAGCAAATTGGTTCAGGAATGAAATCCACAAGCTGatgtattgaaaaaaaaaacagcaggCTTTTGGACAGAAGGTTTGTGACTCAGTTCAGTGTACAGTAACTAAACATCAGGGCTGTAAAAAGAATTGGATGGTGCTAAATGCGCATACCGCTAAAGCTTAGTAACCTCAGCATTAACTTTCATAAGCTAGCACAGAACTGCAGCTCAGTTTCACAACACAGAAAGACAAGAAGCTTGATTTCAGAGCTAGTGTCTAACCGTGGTACAGCCCCTGGTTACAACAGCAGGAAAACCATTTTCTCCTGACAAGTATGTTCCACCTTTAAGAATTATATGTATTTCAGAAGCGATGCTCTCCAAAACACTACACAGTCTGAATAATCTACAATTTCAAAGATGTGTAACTTATCCAGATCTTCATGGTGACTTTTGCTGGTGTTCATTAATGTCCATCTCCAAAAACATCATTACTCAAGGGGTATTTCCTAAAAGGCACTACTAAATCTGCatcattctatgtattctaaatctGCATCATAAGCAACGTTTTTTCCTGCCATTGCTCTTAAGTAAACAACCCTTTTTGATTAATCTTTAAAAAAATGCAAGCATTAGCCAGTATTACTGAATGCTTCTCCAATATACCAGCTTAATATTGCATTTCAATCTCAAGATGTTGGAAATACACACAAGGCACTCAAGCTTTTTGTAATCTAGTATGGCATCTTACGTATTTAGCAGTATGGAAGTTTCTGCCCTGCTTTTCCATCAACAGTAGGTTATCAGTATTTAAAAAAGTAAAGATACACTGTTACTAAACTTACCGATAAGCAATTTCATCTGCCACTTTTTCTTCTGAATCTTCTTCTGTTATCTCATACCTTCCTTTGTATTTCATTTCTTGCCTTTCACCCAGTCTGTCTTTTACAGGTCGCTTCCGTTTAAGAAAGCCTTGACCATTTTCTTCTTCCGATGGTGATGTTTTCTTGTCATCATGCATGTATTCATCCAATTCTTTATCTAAAGTCTCTGCCTCCTTTTGCTGAGCTTCCTTCATCAGCTTTTTAGCCAACAAATAATTGTAAGTCTCAGATTGCCTGCTTCTGTCAATACTACCATCCATGCCTAGAATGCCAAGTTCAGTAGCTACAGCATCCTGATTCTGCTCCTGTAGCACCATACCCCAAATATTGTTGACCTTCTTGCCACCTTGAGCAGCTTGTTTCTGGTGGCTCTGGTGAAAAGGCTCACATTTAGCAGGAGGAAAGTTGAAACATTTCTGTCGTTTTCGTTTCCACAGACAGCTGTCATCATCAGATTCAGAAAAGCTTTCATCACTTGAATCCACACTTTTGGTCATCCGATAAGGAACACTTGGTGCACATGAAGTGCTACtctggaatggtctgcctgaATCACTGCCATCATGTgatttctgaaatgaaaatgtaaatGGATATGAATTAGTAAGTCTTGTAAATTAAAAAAGGTGTAACATCACGATGAAGATTTAGTTAACTAGTAAACTTAATTCTAACGTCAATGACTGTTTCAGCAGCCCTCTGTGAGCATCCTTTAGACTACAATCGACAGAAGCATCCTATGAAACTTCTGTATTTTGAATGCTTGTGTATGAAAGACAACATGGCTGTTACAGAAAACTCAGGAGCCACTAACCTACTTAATGCAATCTTTGCAAATGAAATTATAATTATTATGAAACTGGAAAAGCTATTGGAATTCCCAAATCAAGACAAAGGCACAACATGCACAGCAGTTTTAATAAagactaaaaaaaaccaaaccaccacagcaactTAGAAGTTCTAGTTTAACAGCACCAAAATTAATATTCTCTCTCTTGAGTCTGAAAGGAGTCAAGGCTAGTGATCTGTAACCACACTAGTGTTCCCAGAGACTCCAGTGAGAGTGAAAATGAAGCCAGACACTGAAGCAAGCTGCTCCAAAGCTGCaccagcccacagcagggcagcaggtctCAGTATACAGAGATTTTCCTCTGGCAGGGAAATGGCAGTGGAGTGGAGAGACCcctgaggagctggcagctcttgcAGGAGAGACTGACCAGGTGTCGGCattgccagggcaatgctgatCAGCCCCATGTCTATAAAACAAGCCCCTGAAGAGCAGTGACCATACCAGGTAAATAGAGCGTGGTGTGTCAGCCAGAGCATGGCATGGCAGCTTGTGCAGATGGGTCCTGAAGCTCTGCCAGCTCAAGAGGTAAGTGCAGTGGTCACCACTCTTTTGGAAGGAGCTTGGCTATGATCTCCACCCAACAGAAAGCCACATTCTCTACACTCACTGGGGGTGAAGCAGTTCAGGTCTCAGGCCAGagcctgaggtgctggagggaggtgggaggagCTAGAGCCTTTCAGTGGTAATGGATCCCAGTTGTGAGGACCAGGTAGATGTATCTGCTCAGCCAGGTGGCAGAGGAAATAGAAAGGTTAAGAAACATCAAGGAAGCTGAGAAAAAGATAGACTGGTGGAAccaagctctgccctccctgagaCAGAAACTGGAGTTCCCATCATAAAATAGTAAAGATCAAGGGGACCCTGTATCCTCCCCTGTGCCAAGTTGAAGACATTAGCCTAAATAAAAAAAGTAAATGGAGGCAAGTCCACACTTGAGGCAGCAGGTGAACTCCATCCTGGCCCATCTCATTCTCTCTGGTCACTCAGTAAAACAGACATGAGGCACTGGATGTAAAAGGTCAATCAGCAAAAGGATGTGGGTGATGGTCCTTCTACACCAGGGGAGCTCCAAGGTGTCTTATATCCTGTATCAGGACCACCTGCACAAGGAAGGAAACATGGGTTATAGTTGCAGGTGACTCCCCTCTGAGGGCAACAGAAGGTCCAAGATGCCAGGCAAATGTGCTGCCTCCCTGAGACCTTGGTTAAGGACATCACCAGAAAATTTCCTAGCTTTGTACAGCTCTTAGAATACTACTCACTACTGATCTTCCTAGTAGGTAAAGATGAAGCTGCAACCTGTAGTCCAGGAGCAATTAAAAGACTTCGGGGTTGTGGGAAGGTTGGTAAAAGAATCTGGGGCACAggatattttttcctcttttcttcaagTTCTGGGCAGTGACACTGAAAGAAACAGATGGATCCTGTCTATTAACACATGGGTCTATACTGATGTTGCCACAGTTTTTGGTTTTTCAGTGGTGAGATGGTCTACGTGGCACCACGTTGCTAACATCAGATGGGATTCACGTTTCTCAAAGGGTGAAGAAGGCCTTTGCTCAGGAGCTTGTGAGGctctgtggcaatgccagcgacgagcagtgtgcgcgatctggcagtgtaggcctagagcctgacatggtggtaggccatgctcagcagaagtgcagagccagctagcactgtagcaaaatagtgctgtgcctgcagcatgtaactaaagcaggacactggtaggtataaacacagaaagttatcttgggacaacaggacatgtgcctgcatcaacaacctcgcaTGTCGTtaatagttggaccaataatctataatagtgtgatgtgtggtcactcacagggaaccaatgaagccatgccaatGAGGCTCTCCGAGTTTAtgtaagttgtagaagttcccttgctacacactttcctttcccatcttctttgctttacactACTGTGCTGTACTCACTATGCTCGCACTGTAgtcctgcaatactggaacaataaaggaacaatactcgatcatattggtcctctgtattgactccaatctccaTCATCTTTAAGGCTCATTGTCAGAGCCTTAAACTGTGAAAGGGGAGGGAGATATCAGGCTTCTCTGTAAAAATCTGTGGGATGACACACCGTGGTTAGAGAGATGGAAAGGGTGCTTAATCTGTTGCTTTGATATTAACTAGGGACACCGCAGCATGCTTGAAGTCTCAGGGAATTGAACTAGGGCTCCTGAGGTAATATAAGGACAGTCAAGGAAACATAGGTGAAATGCCTCAAATGAATTAAGAAGTCTTCTAAGAAGGGGACACAGCGATCAGCTAAACCTCTACACCAACGAAGGCAGCTATGCACAACAAACAGCAGAAGCTGGAATCCACTGCGC is a genomic window of Dryobates pubescens isolate bDryPub1 chromosome Z, bDryPub1.pri, whole genome shotgun sequence containing:
- the PHAX gene encoding phosphorylated adapter RNA export protein — translated: MALEVRRMDGEVEDGELSDSDADMVGTGSPDDPQQKSHDGSDSGRPFQSSTSCAPSVPYRMTKSVDSSDESFSESDDDSCLWKRKRQKCFNFPPAKCEPFHQSHQKQAAQGGKKVNNIWGMVLQEQNQDAVATELGILGMDGSIDRSRQSETYNYLLAKKLMKEAQQKEAETLDKELDEYMHDDKKTSPSEEENGQGFLKRKRPVKDRLGERQEMKYKGRYEITEEDSEEKVADEIAYRLCEPKKDLIARVVKILGKRKAIELLVETAEVEQNGGLFIVNGTRRRTPGGVYLNLLKNTPSVTEQQIKEIFYLENQKEYENKKAAKKRRIQVLGKKMKKAIKGLNLHEYDDASRETFASDTNEALASLDDLQEGHHEAKMEPEDSIEIDNAHDLEIF